ACGTACTTGAGCTTAACCCGCAGGACGCTCTTGTTGCCGTTCTCGGCAGCTGAGCTTTCAAAATCTTCAATAAAGCCTTCGTCCTTGAGAATCTGGGCAATGGCGGTCTTCATCTTGGAGCCGGGCATGGACACGGTGGCGTGCCCGGCCATCAACCCGTTGCGCAGGCGGGTCAACATATCGGCGATAGGATCAGTCACATTAGCATTCATGGCAATCTCCTACCAGGACGACTTGACCACGCCAGGGATTTGACCGGCGAGGGCTCGTTCGCGGAAACAAATGCGGCACAGCGCAAAGCGGCGGATGTAGCCGCGCGGGCGGCCGCACAGTTTGCAGCGGTTTCGGACGCGCACTGGGAATTTGCGATGCGATTCACGATTGATAATGGATTTCTTTGCCATGCGTTAATTCTTTCCCCGCTGTTGAAAGGGCATCCCCAGCAGTGCCAACAGCCGCCGCCCGTGCTCATCGGTTCTGGCCGAAGTCACCACCGTAATTTCCATGCCCCGCACCTTGTCAATTTTGTCGTACTCGATCTCCGGGAACACCAACTGCTCCCGCAGGCCCAGCGTATAATTGCCGCGGCCATCAAAACCCTTCGTCGGCACACCGCGGAAGTCGCGCACACGCGGCAGGGCCACGTTCATCAACCTGTCCAGGAAGTTCCACATCCGCTCACCGCGCAGGGTGACGCTCACCCCGATGGTCTTGCCGGCGCGCAGTTTGAAGTTGGAGATGTCCTTCTTGGCTTTGTTCAACACCGGCTTCTGCCCGGTGACGAGTTGCACGTCTCCCAGAGCGGCGTCGAGGGCTTTGGCGTTGTCCAACGCTTCACCCATGCCGATGTTGACCACCACCTTCTTGACGCGCGGCGCTTCCATCACATTGCGGAAGGAAAACTCCTGCATCAACGAAGGCAGAACTTCTTTTTTGTAGCGTTCTCTCAAATTTGGCATGCTACACCTGACTAACGATCAATCGCTTCGCCGCTCTTGCGGGCAACGCGCGTGGCCTTGCCCGATTGCGGGTCGCGCTTGAAACCAATCCGAGTCGGCGCGTTTTCCTTCGGATCCACTAGCATCACGTTCGAAATGTCAATCGGCCCTTCAAACTGGATGATGCCCGGGGCCAGATTCTGGCGGCCACCGGTCTGGGCCTGCTTCTGGTGCTTCTTGCGGATGTTCAACCCCTGCACCACCACCCGGTGGTGGCCGTCTTTGTCCCGCATCACCCGGATGACTTCGCCGCGTTTGCCTTTGGCGTTTCCGGCAATGACTTCCACCGTGTCGCCTTTTTTAATTGCCAGTTTCATTACAGCACCTCCGGCGCGAGGGAGACGATTTTCATGAATCCCTTCTCACGTAACTCGCGCGCCACCGGGCCAAAGATGCGGGTGCCCCGTGGGTTTTCGCCGTCGGCGTCAATGATGACCGCCGCGTTGTCGTCGAACCGGATGTACGACCCGTCGTCACGGCGGTATTCTTTGGCCACTCGCACAATGACGGCTTTGACCACTTCACTCTTCTTCACCGAGCCTTGCGGTGTGGCCTCTTTTACCGTCGCCACCACCACATCGCCCACGTGCCCGTAACGCCGGGTTGAGCCGCCGAGCACGCGAATGACGAGCAGTTCGCGGGCGCCGGTGTTGTCAGCCACGGTCAAGCGGGATTCTTGTTGAACCATGTCTCCCCTCCTCAGGCCTCAACCAGCTCAACGCCCAGGTTCTTGGTCACGATGCGCGCGACCACCCAGCGTTTGTCTTTGCTAATCGGCTTGGATTCCACAATCTCAACCAGGTCTCCCACTTTGCAGATGCTGTTTTCATCGTGCGCTTTGAAGCGGTGCGAGGTGCGCACCACTTTGCCGTAGAGCGGATGGCGTTTGGCGCTGGAAATTTCCACCACCACAGTCTTGGTCATTTTGGCGCTGGTCACTTTGCCGACAAGACGGTTTCTATTATTCATAACCTACTTCTCCGTTTTCGCCGACAACTCGGCGGCCAACTGCCGCTCACGCAACACCGTGAGGTAGCGGGCAATGTCGCGCTTGACCATCGTCAGCCGGGATGTATCCGACATCTGGCCGGTGGTAATCTGAAAGCGCAGTTTGAAGAGTTCTTCGCGGGCGTTGTCAAGCTTGCCTTCGATCTCGCCCGATTGCAGGGTGCGAATATCTTTGATCTTCATGGCTTACTCCCCTGCCGTCACTTGCTGGGCCAGGTCGCGCCGGATGACGATCTTGGTTTTGAGGGCCAGCTTGTGAGCGGCCAGGCGCATGGCTTCACGGGCTGTCGTTTCGTCCAGGCCGGCCACTTCAAAGATAATGCGGCCCGGGCGCACGACGGCCACCCAGTGATCCACCGCGCCCTTGCCCTTGCCCATGCGCGTCTCGGCGGCGCGTTGAGTCACCGGCTTGTCGGGGAAGACGCGAATCCACACCTTACCCTTGCGCTTCATAAAACGCACCAGTGCGCGGCGGGCGGCTTCGATCTGGCGCTGGGTCATCCAGCCCGGCTCGGTTGCCTGCAAGGCATATTCGCCAAAGTGGATTTCGGCCCCCCGGGTTTCGGTGCCGGTCATCCGCCCGCGCATCTGCTTGCGATATTTGACACGTTTTGGCATCAACATAGAACTGCTCCAATAACCGATAACTAATAACAGGTTATTCGTTACTAGTTATTCACTCACGTACACGTCTGTAACTTCCGGCTTCTCTTCCTTCAACACTTCACCCTTGTAAATCCACACCTTGACGCCGATGCGGCCATAGGTGGTCAGGGCTTCGGCACGGGCGAAGTCAATGTCGGCCCGCAGGGTTTGCAGGGGAACCCGCCCCTCGCGTTGCCACTCGCGGCGGGCCATTTCACTGCCGGCCAACCGGCCGGCGCACAAAATCTTGATGCCCTTGGCTCCGTTGCGCATAGCCTGGCCGATGGCCCGCTTCATGGCCCGGCTGTGGCTGATGCGCCGTGTTAGCTGGCCGGCGATGTTCTCGGCCACCAGCTTGGCGTCCAGGTCGGGCTGGGTGATCTCGTTCACGTCCACTTTCACTTTGGTGCCGCACAGCGCTTCCAGGTCGGTCCGCAGGACTTTGACCTGAGCGCCCTTGCGGCCAATGACAATGCCCGGCTTGGCAGTGTGAATGGTGACGTGCACCTGATTCGGGAAGCGCTCGATGTCAATCCTCGAGATCGAGGCTTTGTCGTTGCCGCCCAGAACCATCTTGCGGATCGTGAAGTCTTCGTGAAGTTGCTTGGCGTAACGTTCGCCTTCCGCGTACCAGCGGCCTTCCCAGTCCTTGATTATTTTGAGACGAAAACCGATTGGATGAACTTTGCGACCCATTACGCCGTCCCTTCTCGTTCGATGAGCACCACTGAAATATGTGAGGAGCGCTTGCGCCGGAGCACAGATCGCCCGCGCGAAGCGAAGCGTCGCCGCTTCATCATGGGCGCCTCGTCGATCATGATCGTTTTGATAACCATGTCGTCGCCGTTCATGCCGAAGTTTTCCTCGGCATTGGCCACGGCGGTCCGGATCACTTTCGCCACATCTTTAGCCGCCGCATTGGGCATAAACTTGAGTGTCACCAGCGCCTCGTTGGCGGCTCGGCCACGCACCAGGTCGGCCACCAGGCGCATCTTCTGCGGCGAGCCAGGCACGCGAACGGCAAAGGCTTTGACCAGT
This Chloroflexota bacterium DNA region includes the following protein-coding sequences:
- the rpsH gene encoding 30S ribosomal protein S8, producing the protein MNANVTDPIADMLTRLRNGLMAGHATVSMPGSKMKTAIAQILKDEGFIEDFESSAAENGNKSVLRVKLKYVGVRREKRAVMTGLVRVSHSGRRVYVNKSDIPWVLSGMGVAILSTPKGVMTGQRARSLGVGGEVLCHIW
- a CDS encoding type Z 30S ribosomal protein S14, producing MAKKSIINRESHRKFPVRVRNRCKLCGRPRGYIRRFALCRICFRERALAGQIPGVVKSSW
- the rplE gene encoding 50S ribosomal protein L5; this encodes MPNLRERYKKEVLPSLMQEFSFRNVMEAPRVKKVVVNIGMGEALDNAKALDAALGDVQLVTGQKPVLNKAKKDISNFKLRAGKTIGVSVTLRGERMWNFLDRLMNVALPRVRDFRGVPTKGFDGRGNYTLGLREQLVFPEIEYDKIDKVRGMEITVVTSARTDEHGRRLLALLGMPFQQRGKN
- the rplX gene encoding 50S ribosomal protein L24, which encodes MAIKKGDTVEVIAGNAKGKRGEVIRVMRDKDGHHRVVVQGLNIRKKHQKQAQTGGRQNLAPGIIQFEGPIDISNVMLVDPKENAPTRIGFKRDPQSGKATRVARKSGEAIDR
- the rplN gene encoding 50S ribosomal protein L14, whose product is MVQQESRLTVADNTGARELLVIRVLGGSTRRYGHVGDVVVATVKEATPQGSVKKSEVVKAVIVRVAKEYRRDDGSYIRFDDNAAVIIDADGENPRGTRIFGPVARELREKGFMKIVSLAPEVL
- the rpsQ gene encoding 30S ribosomal protein S17, which produces MNNRNRLVGKVTSAKMTKTVVVEISSAKRHPLYGKVVRTSHRFKAHDENSICKVGDLVEIVESKPISKDKRWVVARIVTKNLGVELVEA
- the rpmC gene encoding 50S ribosomal protein L29, with product MKIKDIRTLQSGEIEGKLDNAREELFKLRFQITTGQMSDTSRLTMVKRDIARYLTVLRERQLAAELSAKTEK
- the rplP gene encoding 50S ribosomal protein L16; protein product: MLMPKRVKYRKQMRGRMTGTETRGAEIHFGEYALQATEPGWMTQRQIEAARRALVRFMKRKGKVWIRVFPDKPVTQRAAETRMGKGKGAVDHWVAVVRPGRIIFEVAGLDETTAREAMRLAAHKLALKTKIVIRRDLAQQVTAGE
- the rpsC gene encoding 30S ribosomal protein S3 — its product is MGRKVHPIGFRLKIIKDWEGRWYAEGERYAKQLHEDFTIRKMVLGGNDKASISRIDIERFPNQVHVTIHTAKPGIVIGRKGAQVKVLRTDLEALCGTKVKVDVNEITQPDLDAKLVAENIAGQLTRRISHSRAMKRAIGQAMRNGAKGIKILCAGRLAGSEMARREWQREGRVPLQTLRADIDFARAEALTTYGRIGVKVWIYKGEVLKEEKPEVTDVYVSE
- the rplV gene encoding 50S ribosomal protein L22 — its product is MEGQLVKAFAVRVPGSPQKMRLVADLVRGRAANEALVTLKFMPNAAAKDVAKVIRTAVANAEENFGMNGDDMVIKTIMIDEAPMMKRRRFASRGRSVLRRKRSSHISVVLIEREGTA